The genomic window GATGACTAGTGATTAAAAGGCAGCATTGTGCTTGCATTTACAGTGTTTCTCCcttaattattgtttttctctcttcatttgtggctctttattaaaaaaataaaagggggggttcatttttttttttgtctttccctctcccccatgTTTTGGCCACAGGAAGACCCCGAGCCGTGGTATTCTCAGAAGGTGTACACGAGATACTGGAAGCACTATAACTTAGCCATGCGCTGGATGCGGAGGCACCAGAAAGCCTACAGGAAAGCCATGGAGTCCTTTTATCACCTACCATGGcatcctcctgcagcctctccaaGTAGCCACTACTCAGACTGGGATGGGAATGATCTCCCACATACCCAAAACTATTCTTCCCGCTATCAACCACGTGGCGGAGCTCTGTATGGTGGGGGAGCTCAGCAGTGCACAGGTGCCCACCGAGAGAGGGAGGATGCTGAAGAAGTCTCTGAAATGGAGGAGGATGCTGAAAGGGACTCCGAAATGGAAGAAGGCTCCGAGTCTGAAGGGGAGATAGAATATGACTTGAGTAACATGGAGATCACAGAGGAGCTTCGCCAGTTTTTTGCGGAGACAGAGAGGCACCGGGAAGAGCTGCGTAAGTCCACActtgttctgtgttttctggtATTTGATGGCCCTAACACTGAGTGCTGGATGGCCTCAATTTTTACAGGTTTTGCAAGAATTCTCAGAAATAGGCACTGCAAGTGAGGAAGCCAAGCAGAATGAAGTAGGCAAAACTGATGGCTGCGCTTCAGTACcatttattagaaataaatctgtgaaaatGCTTGAAAGTTTTTtggtgagggagagagagagcaaatGATGACTGCAAAGAAGAGAATAACACATTTGTTCAGAGAACAGTATTAATCTTCAGcgctgaagaaaaaaaccagtatttttatGGTTAAATCTAGTTAGCA from Chiroxiphia lanceolata isolate bChiLan1 chromosome 2, bChiLan1.pri, whole genome shotgun sequence includes these protein-coding regions:
- the GEMIN8 gene encoding gem-associated protein 8, with protein sequence MEDPEPWYSQKVYTRYWKHYNLAMRWMRRHQKAYRKAMESFYHLPWHPPAASPSSHYSDWDGNDLPHTQNYSSRYQPRGGALYGGGAQQCTGAHREREDAEEVSEMEEDAERDSEMEEGSESEGEIEYDLSNMEITEELRQFFAETERHREELRRQQQLEAEDPYVEADQDLHRRTERSVEPPTERPGERRMAEMKKLYGADAAKIQAMEAAMQLIFDRNCDKKQPKYWPIIPLKL